CGTCGAGAGAACCCACATTGGCAGTTTCCCAATCGCGACAGCATTGCAGGCTGATTATAAGCTCGTGCTTTCGATGATCCATCTTTATGTCTATGATCCTACTGTCATGGAAATAATCGGACACGAGGAACTTCCGAATTGCTTTTTCAAAAGGAAATTCTGCCTCAAAGTCATAATAGTTATACATTACGCACCTCGTCAAAAACGTCGGTCATGTAAACACATCAAATTCGGAAAAAGGCTTGCTATCTTTGTTAAAATAGCAAGCCTTTTCTGGTGGAGATGAGGGGGATCGAACCCCTTACCTCTTGAATGCCATTCAAGCGCTCTCCCAAGTGAGCTACACCCCCATATTGTCGGAGAAAAGCGGCTTCAAAAGCGCCCTCTCGTCTTCAGCAAGGGATAGTATACCACACCTTTTTCATATATGCAAGCACAATTTTTAATTTTTTGCGATTTTTTTGATTTTGTGTTTTTAAGATGAGAGAGATTAAGCCCTCATCTTACCATTTACAGCTTTATCCGCTTTTCCTCCCAGCTCATGCCCGGGCGGAAGTCGGGCACCTCGAGCAGGCGGCCTTGATTCGTGACCGAAAGCTGCGAAAGCAGCGCGACCGATGTCCATTCCGCCGCCTTATAGACGTTCAGCTCGGGCTGGACGTTCGTCTTGACGGCGTCGATGAAGTCCTTGACGATATAATAGTCGCCGCCGCCGTGCCCCGCGTCGCCGCCTTCGCCGGTCTTGTAGTGTTCGGGCAGGAACTCGCTGAAATCCGAGAGCGGACGCCAGCGCTCGTATCCCTTCGGGTCGTCCTCGGTGGCGATGGCGATCATCGCCTCGCCGCCGAAGCGCGACGCCTCGTAGCACCCCTTCGTACCCTGTATCTGATAATACATCGTCGCGTGCGGGCGGGGGGAGATCGTGTCGACGCGGAGCTTGACGAGCTTGCCGCTTTCAAGCTGACAGACCGTCTGCGTCAGGTCGTCGTTGCGCAGGCCGTAGGGATTGTGGTTGCCGGGCGAAAACGAAGCTATCGAAACGATGCGGTCGTCGTCGAAGCACTGCATTATCGGCCCGAGCGAGTGCGTCGGATAGAATGCGCCGCGCGTACCCATCTGCCAGTACGTTCTCCAGCCCGTCTTGCCGTGCCAGTTGCGCAGCTCCGTGCAGTCGTGGGTGTATTCGCCCTCGCCGTAGTATATTTCGCCGAACATCCCCTTCTTGACGAGAGCGCGAACGAGCTGGCAGTCGGGGATATAGCAGTAGTTCTCGGCGTACATATATATCTTGCCGGATTTCTCGACGTTTTCGATCAGCCACCAGAGCTCGTCCATCGTGACTCCCGCGGTGACCTCGCACATGACGTGCTTGCCCGCCTGCAGCGCGGTTATCGCCTGCGGAACGTGGCACTGCATCGGCGTGGAGATGATGACCGCGTCGATATCGCCCTTTTCGATCATGTCCTCGTAGATGCGGAAGGTTTTAAGCTCGCCC
The window above is part of the Clostridia bacterium genome. Proteins encoded here:
- a CDS encoding Gfo/Idh/MocA family oxidoreductase; this encodes MIRIGIVGVRGLSFSGALCSMPDDVRIAAICDLDEGCLEFARGEIEKKSPYAGELKTFRIYEDMIEKGDIDAVIISTPMQCHVPQAITALQAGKHVMCEVTAGVTMDELWWLIENVEKSGKIYMYAENYCYIPDCQLVRALVKKGMFGEIYYGEGEYTHDCTELRNWHGKTGWRTYWQMGTRGAFYPTHSLGPIMQCFDDDRIVSIASFSPGNHNPYGLRNDDLTQTVCQLESGKLVKLRVDTISPRPHATMYYQIQGTKGCYEASRFGGEAMIAIATEDDPKGYERWRPLSDFSEFLPEHYKTGEGGDAGHGGGDYYIVKDFIDAVKTNVQPELNVYKAAEWTSVALLSQLSVTNQGRLLEVPDFRPGMSWEEKRIKL